CACTGgaattttctgacattttcccCTTCAGTGGACTGCTCCGGGGTTGGAATTATTGTGGAATCAAGGATGTGCTCCTCAGGGCTTCAGAAGGGAGTGAAGTGACaccagaggaagggagaagactTGGTGTCTCTCCTCAAGTCGATCCTCCAAAGGAACAAATCATCGTGGTTCCAGCTCCCTTCGTTTTGATTCCACAGGATTAAATCCCAACTCTCTCACATTACACAAGAGACAGAGAGTTGCCTGTAGTGGGTATTTAAAGTTGTGTCCAAACGGTGTCATCTATCCCTGAGAAACCAAGGGGGAGAAGTTTCCAAATTGCCTGGGAACAGAAGGTGTCTGTTCAGCCCAAAGAGAATGGGAAAGTTTCTGTTGGGTTCCAGAACTGTGGCTCAACAAAAGAAGTCCTACATGAAACCAAATCAGCTTCACAGCAGAGGTTGAAAACCAACTAGGGCCATACAACAAGATCTGCAGCCCAGATAACAAGTGATGGCAATGCAGTGTCGAGCACTGAAATCTTAGTCAGGCAGCACAGGATTTTGGATAGAAAGGTCATTTCTCTTTCGATTCTCCCCACAGACCTGTGGTGCTTCAagcaaagcaacaaacaaaccagcaacAAAGGACCATTTTGCACAAAGCTGAGCTCAGATATATTCCCGTGACAGATTAGTGACCTGCCTTCTAATATGAACAGCACCAGCTCATGAGGGACACAGTGAATGGGTCCAAGAATTAAACCTGAACGTTCCAAATCCTAATTAATCCTCATTAATGGGGATGGGTTTCCTTTCACAGCAAGAAACGCAGCTTTTTAGGTTTAAGAGCTTTCTTGGCTCTCTGTGTGAGAATAATCTGGACAATAGCactaaaatgtttgctttttagtaAGAATTTTTCTTAAAGGCCTGTTTTCAGTGGGAAATAGGAATCAGTCAGGTTTTCATCAGCCAGAACAAGCCAAAGGCTTCAAAGCATCAGTGTTTAGCTCTGGTGAAATCAATGAGTTACACAGGAACGAGCAGGATCTTGGAGTATTGCGATAGAAACCCAACTATGTTAAAATACTACAGAGGTAAGAGTACCTAAAAGCGAAATAAAGCCTCAGAAGCACAGTCTGAGTCTTCCCAGCTGAGTCCAGTCTAGTTTTCTTAGTCCAGAGAACTTCTCCCTGTCTGGTTTCCATTCGATAACAAGAAGTTGCATTAAGAAGGATCTGGAAAGACtcccagagctgcctgcctggTTTCTTAAGTTAAGTGTGTAAAGCACcgagagagacagagaaataaGGCACaggacaaagcagaaagcacccAAAAATCAAGGTAGAAGCATCTTTGTATCCTACTGCTGCGTGTTTCTTCCTGTAAATGGCTGTGGAATCATTGGAGGAGAGATTTCCAAGCAAATGGAGGGCTTGGGATTCAATCCCTGCTCCTGGATGCTCTTTTGGTTTGGAACTAACCCACCACAAGTTACGTTCTGCCCCTCTGCAGATACTCACTTCTTTTGATCTCTTCTAACTTCTCAGTGTATTTTGTCAAACTGCTTCCTGGAACgagaagaagggggaaaagaaaaagggggataAAAAAGATGGGGGGGAAAGAGGGGGtaaagaagggggaaaaaaagaggaaaaaggatcAGTTTGTTACAATTGATTTTATTAGTGGTTTTCTTCAGGGCTATTATGgcttaaaatatgattttttgtAGGAAAAGATGAGGCCATGACAACAGATGTTGCTGCGGATCCTCTTTCACCATGACAACACAAGGCAGCCATAAATAAGGAAAGACCAGCATTTCCTCATAGTGCTTTTATCTCACAAGGAAAAGCCAAACTAAACAGCAAAGTCAAACAAAGGACTTGCTGAACCCCGAGGAACAGGAGGTGACCCTTAGGTTAAAGCCCAGGAGGAAGTCACTACAGATGTTCCACACCAGGAGGAGCTCAAATCTACACATACCCATAGTGCTGCTTCAGTTCTTCTACAGGATGTACCTGAGTGTATTTTACAGGGTTTTAAGGGGCAGAAGtatcataggatggtttgggttggaaaggaccttaaagctcatccagctccaaccccctgccatgggcagggacaccttccactagagcaggttgctccaagcccctgtgtccaacctggccaatCCCCAAAAAGACCCCCCAAATAATCATCGTGATTTACACCATTGCCAAGACATTAATTTGTACAAGAAAAGCCCCCCTAGAGAAACTCCAAGACCAGTAATTTCCATGGGAACTGTCACAGCAGAGCCCAAAATCATAAGTTGAGACACATCATAACCAGAATGCAGCTGGTATCTGGGGTAAAGCAGCTCAGGACAGAGGCAGAAGACACTCAGTATGTTTTTCTATGCACCCGCATTTGGTGTTTTTACCCTACAACAACGTCACTCACCAGCATCAGTTTCACTTACCAGTATCAAGGCGGGTTTTTATATGCTGGTATTTGGGATTCTGAGGGATGCGCCTGGTTAAAtactggtttaaaaaagaaaaggtaaaaggaaGTCAATGTACAGCTATCATTTGCTTTACAGGCAAAAAACCATCCCCCATTAACAGAAAAGGCCATCTGAAGAACTCTAAGAGACAGCAAAAAGAAGGGCAAGACCACAGGCATCTTCTCAGACATCCCCTGCTCTCAGGCACACCtcggaatcatagaatcatggaatggtttgggttgaagggaccttgaagctcctccagctccaaaccctgccacgggcagggacaccttccactagagcaggttgctccaagcccctgtgtccaacctggccttgaacactgccagggatggggcagccacagcttctctgggcgccctgtgccagcgcctcagcaccctcacagggaagagcttctgccttatctccaacctgagcttcccctgtttcagtctgaacccatcaccccttgtcccatcactccagtccctgatgaaggtccctctccagcattcctgtagcccccttcagacactggaagctgctctgaggtctccacgcagcttctcttctccaggctcaacagccccaatgttctcagcctgtccaaCTCAGCATTAAACCCCTCCCAAACCTCCACATTAAAGCCTCAAAAGGAGAATTCATacaatcccagcctggtttatgttggaaagcccttaaagcccatccagctccaaccccccacgggcagggacatttCCCACTCGCCCATTTCTCCACAACTCCCCACAAACCCCCCCTATCTCCACTCACAAGCTGCCGAGACCCCCCAACCCTCCGgccccccacagcccctcaGAGCCGGCGCCCCACCTCCCTCAGCACAGGGATCCCGCTCCCCGGCCCCCCCCCAACGCCCGCCGCCCGCGGCCGGCCATGGCAGGGCGCTGACGAGGGGAAGGTGACGGGGAAGGGGTCGGTGAGGGAAGGACCCCCCGGACCCACCTCAGGGTCCCCAAGGCTCCTCCTGCCCGACAtggccccgccgctgcccgccctCCAGCTTCTGGCGTCCAACCCCTCAACTACCCCCGCTCTGATTGGCCCCCCGTCCTTCCCCTCGGCCAATCAGACGCCGCAGAAGGGACAGAGAGCGGTTGATAGGGCGGGGAGGAGCCTCAAGCGTTGCCGGGCAACGGCTTCCACGCgcgaggggaggggaggggcaAAACGGGCGGGGCGGCGCATGCGCGGTGAGGGCCGCTGGCCCCGCCCTCGGAGCGCCATGGCGGCGCGCGGACGGGGCCGCTGACGCAGGTGAGGCGCGCGCGCGGGcacccccacccccttcccGCCCTCCGCGAGGCCACGCCCATAAGTGGGCGGAGCCTCGCCCCGCGGTGGGCGGGGCCTAAAGCCCCTCAAGGGAGGGGGAGCAAGACGGGGagggagggggcgtggcctgaGTGGAGCAAGAGCCACGCCCCCTCCCGCGAGGGGCGGGGCTTCAGCGAGGGGCGGGGCCTCGATGCGGTGTGGGCGGGGCTTGTTCGGGGGCGGGGCTTTGGACCCCGGACCCCCAATGGGGTCCGTGTCCCCCCTCGGACCCCCAGTGGGGCACATGGTCCCATTTAGACCTGCTGTGGGGCACATGTCCCCCCTCAGACCGCTTCTGGGGTCCACATCACCCTCAGACCCTCATGGGGACAATGCTCCCCTTCAGACCCCCAATGGGGCCACACACCCTCAGCCCCCCAATGAACCCAGTGGGGTCTCAGCCCCATAATGGGGTCCATGTCCCCACTGAGCCTCCAATGGGGCCACACAAACCATTAACCCCCCTATAGGGCCCTGTGCCCCTCTCAGCCCCTCGATGAGGCACAAGTCCCCATTTAGATATACATTGGGGGGCCCATGTCCTCCCTCAGACCCCCCATGTGGCTCCACTCTCCCTCAGACCCCAGAAGGGGGCCACCTCCATCCATCAGACCCCAACTGGGGCCCACATCATCCCTCAGGCCTCTCAATTTGACCACAGAGACCACTTCATGTCATGGACCCACACACTGGGGGTTGTGGGCACTTGTGGGTTGGGTTATGGGGATGTGGGAGTCAATGGGACAAATCCCTATGGACAGGCGCCTCATTCCCGCAGGATGAAGGAGTGGTGGGTGCAGGTGGGGCTGGTGACTGTGCCCCTCCTCGCCGTGTACCTGCACATCCCACCCCCCAAGCTCTCCCCGGCTCTCCTCTCCTGGAGGTCCTCCGGAGGCTTCTTCACCTACAAGGACCAGAACATCTTCTACAGAGGTGATGGGGCTGCACCAAACCCGGGGACACGTCACCCATCCCAGTGGGGAGCGGGGTTGGTGGCTCTGGTCCCCTCAGTGGCCTTGGGGATGTCCCCAAGGTGAGGTGATGGCAGATCCCTCCCAAAACATAATGGCTTTAAGGGGAGCTGCTGCATGGATCCAGGCGCTGTGTGGTTGTTCGTTATCAGAACATTGAATTGGGTGATCATGGAATCAattgggttggaaaagagctttaagctcatcaagtccaaccgttccccagcactgccaaggccaccactgacccatggcactgaggcctcggctacacggggtgtgaacacttgcagggatggtgactccagccctgccctgggcagcctgttccaatgcctgagcaccctttggggaaggaattgttcctcagctccatctaaacctgccctggggcagcttgaggccgtttcctcttgtcccatcccttgttccttgggagcagagaccagccccctcctggctccatcctcctgtcaggcagttgcacagagcgagaaggtcccccctgagccttctcttctccagactaaacccccccaggtccctcagccgttcctcatcacacttgtgctccaggccctgcaccagctctgttcCCAGTGGGAAGGATCCCAAGAGCCTCTGATGGGtcacagcaaggaaaagacactgaaaaaccTTTTGCTGGAGCAATTGTGACCGGTTGTAGCATCTTAGAGGCAGCTGCAATTGATGTGTGCTAAGTAAAACCCTGTTTGCATCAAGTAGTTGGTACCAGTGGCTGTGGTGGCTCATCTGGTTGGGTTTCCAAAGGCATGTTGGCACTGGcaatcatggaatggtttaggttggaagggaccttaaagctcatccagttccaaccccctgccatgggcagggacaccttccactagagcaggttgctccaagcccctgtgtccaacctggccttgaacactgccagggctggggcagccacagcttctctgggcaccctgtgccagcgcctcagcaccctcacagggaacaacttctttcTTCTATCTAAACTAAATCTCCcgtgtttcagtttgaacccatcaccccttgtcccatcactccagtccctgatgaaggtccctctccagcatccttgtagcccccttcagaccctggaagctgctctgaggtctccacgcagcttctcttctccaggctcaacagccccaatgttctcagcctggctccatacgggagctgctccagcgcctgatcatcctcgtggcctcctctggacttgctgcaacagctccatgtccttctgatgttgaggacaccagaactgcacacagtgctgcaagtacTGGAACCTGCAGTGCAAGTCAAACCCACCCTTGGTGTTGAGGGATCAGAGACAACACTGTGATGCTGGTTGGGATCCTAAGGGGGCAAACAGCGATGTCTGTCTTATAGGGGAGGAAATGGGGGGGAAAAGCTGATGCTGAGGTGCCCCGTTCCCTTCCAGATTCCAGCGGTGCCGTTGGCAGCTCCGATGTTGTTGTGCTCCTGCACGGGTTCCCGACCTCCAGCTACGACTGGTACAAGGTGAGGGCAGCAAGGGTGCAGAGGGTTGGATGCTGACAGCAAACCCTATGGCTTCTCCCTCCATGGGGATGAGGAATCAGCCTGGGGTGGGTGATGCTCCAGAGGAGGCACCACCGTGCCCCAGGATATCAGCCTTGTTCCTCTCCAATACCTTACACAGCAGCCAAGCTCTATTCACGTCACCCTTTCCCATTCTCCAGCCCAAAGTGGGAGGAAAAGACCCACAACTATTTATTTTTGGGGATGGTCTTGCTGTTTATTGGGATATTTCAAGCACCTGAAGTTTTCCTGGTGCTGGAAGGTGCTGTCTGGGACAGCAGAGGGGAGCGTGGCCATCCATGGCTGTGCATCACCACACACTTCCCCTCTTTCTGCTGCCATCAGATGGTTTTTAATGCACTTCTCCTCTCTGCAGATCTGGGAAGGGCTGACACAGAGGTTCCACCGGGTCATTGCTCTGGATTTCGTAGGATTTGGGTTCAGTGACAAGCCTGTAAGTAGCTTGGGAGGAGGATTTTTGCACTTACTTTTGACCATGAGGTGGTtctgctgtgccagcaccaCTGGAGTGTTTGCACCCCAGTTTCTTCTCCCATTTACATCTGGAAAGGGAATAAGACATTATAATAGTGGATAAGATAAGGAAGATTCGTGGCAGAGATCAGCTGTGTCATCATCTTGCCTTGGGTTTGATGTGACTCCAAACACACCTTGACCCCCTTTGGGGCATGAGCAGTGTTCTATCATCTTGTGGACATTGCTGCTGGCTCAGGACATCCAAGTGCTCTGTCTGGGGTCACAAACTGCTGGTTTCCACCCCATATTCCTCCATTTGGGTGTTTGTTCTGGGTTTGGGGCTCATGGTGGACCAGGCTCTCACTGTGGCTCCTCTCCCCCTTTGCTCCACAGAGACCCCACCACTACTCCATCTTCGAGCAGGCCAGCATCGTCGAGGGGCTGGTGCGGCACCTCGGCCTCCACCACCACCGGATCAATCTCCTGTCCCATGACTATGGGGATACGGTcgcacaggagctgctgcacaggTCACTGCTTCCACTGATGCTCTGGTTGCTCTTTTGGGTCTCCATCAAGATGATTTCCAGCAGATAAGTGGAAGGACGTGGTGCAGAACCCCCTTTTCTCTTCTATAATAAAGGCTGAGACGTCTTGGAGCACATCCGTGGTGGGCAGATATGAATCTCCCATCCATCAAATCCCAGGTTCTAGGATGTGTAACTTCCCTCCTGAGCTCCTTCTAACCAAGCCAGGGGCAGCAGAGATGATCTGAAACTGTTAATTCATAGATGCCAGCCcgatttgggttggaagggaccttaaagctcctccagctccaaccccctcccatgggcaggggcaccttccactagagcaggttgctccaagcccctgtgtccaacctggccttgaacactgccagggatggggcagccacagcttctctgggcaccctgtgccagcgcctcagcaccctcacagggaagagcttctgcctcagagctcatctcaatctcccctctggcaggttaaagccattccccttggcctgtccctccaggcccttgtccaaagcccctctccaggtttcctgtagcccctttaggtaccaCTCAGGAATCTTGTAGCCCCAAGATTCAACCTGCTTGAAGTGGTCACTCACTTCTTGGAGCCTGGAAAGGTCCAGTTGTGTTTCACCACCTTCTCTTCTGTCCCCAGGTACGAGCACAATAAAACTGGGAGCATCTTGATCAACAGCCTCTGCTTGTCCAACGGAGGTAAGGTTTGCCCAGTGTGGTGCGATGAGTGggctgggagggactgggatcCATGAGATGAGATGGCTTTCCCATCTCCATCGCCTGAGGGAAAGcattatagaatggtttgggttggaagggaccttcaaagctaatccagttccaaacccctgcagtgagcaggacaccttccactagagcaggttgctcaacCCCAAGTGGATTGCAGTTAAGGTGCTGTAATTAACTGGGACCATCAGTCCATGGGTTGCCTGTGCCACCTTTCATGGTACCATGAAGAGGAGGGACTGGGAGATGCAGAGCAAGACACTTGGAGCATCACAACCCTGTTCTTTGACATCTTGCAGGGATCTTCCCCGAAACTCACTACCCCCGCTTCATCCAGAAGGTGAGCTGCTGCCCCTCAGCACAGGTTGGACTCTGGGAGGTTGGGGCTTTACCTGGCTcagatgctgctgcctttccctcacagggaagagcttctgcctcagagctcatcccagtctcccctctggcaggttaaagccattccccttggcctgtccctccaggcccttgtccaaagcccctctccaggtttcctggagcccctttaggccctggagctgctctaaggtctccccttcaggagccttctcttctccaggctgccccagtCCAGCTCTCTCAACCTACAGGGAGTTGGGGGAAAAGCCTTTTGAGGAAGCAGGATTTACCCATCTCTGTGATACTGAGCagtgctttctcctttttcccttctgcccAAGATCCTCAAGGATGGGGGGTTGCTGTCCCCCATCATCATGCGCCTGATGAACTTCTTTGTCTTCTCCAGAGGGTGAGTTGGTCACAGCCCATACAGGGGATATGAACCATGTGGGGAGGGGGCAACATAGGAATTGGAGTAATGGGTGTTTGGCACGGGAGCAGATCCCCCAGTGCTGTCCTAGGAGGGATTTGCCCCTGGATTTTGGTGACTTTGATCCTCTGGGCCATTCCCTCTCCAGGTTGGCACCTATTAATGACACACATTGCACCGTACACTGAAATCCTTCTCCCCCATGAGTATTGGGCTTGTGCCTGTTCCAGAGgcaaagaaaccccaaaccacaccaCCTACAGTGCCCAATCACctatatatttttatcagaTGTTGCaaaccccttttttttccccccaaaaaaaccctttaactGGCTGCAAAGTCCAACACTGGGTGCATTTGGGGCTCCACTTGCATTGCTGTGCTTACCCCCCTGTTTTTCCCAGTGGAAGCTGGATGTACTCAGGTTTTTAGGGCTAGTTTTTGATCCATACActaacactgctgctgctgggctgctctgaacTCTTTCTTGTCCAGGCTTGGGGCAGTCTTTGGGCCCTACACACAGCCTTCACAGGCAGAGTACTGGGATATGTGGACAGCGGTGCGGACCAACGATGGGAATCTCGTTGTTGACAGGTACATCTCCATTAATGCTGCATGAGCTTTGGGTTGTGCCTGTGGCATCCTTCTGTTTGCAGGCAGAGCCATGGAATGGCTTGGAAGTTAACCAGAGCTCAGCCAAATCCCTGGATTCTGGCTCCCCAGAGcttccagctgcttctgttgGGGTCTGGGATCATCCCTACAGCCCAAAAGAGCATTGGGGTGTGATGTAGGAGCAGGGATTCCTGTTGGGGTGATGCAAGGCAGGTAAATAAGTTTGGAGGTAGGAAGATCTGAGCGTGGTGGGAGAAGGACAACGCTGGagatgcaaaaaaaccccatattgTATTTCTGTGCAAATCAGAAGCTtcaatttcatagaatcagagaaccccagactggtttgggttgaagggaccttaaagctcatccagctccaaccccctgccacgggcagggacaccttccactagagcaggttgctccaagcccctgtgtccaacctggccttgaacactgccagggatggggcagccacagcttctctgggcaccctgtgccagcgcctcagcaccctcacagggaagagcttctgcctcagagctcatctcaatctcccctctggcaggttaaagccattccccttgggCTGTCCctacaataataataaataaaacatgttccACAGGATCAATTAGTTTGGAAATGAACTTTCAGATTCCTCCACACGCAGTGGTTCAGCGCTGACTCCTCTTCTGTGGGGCACTGAAAGGGTTTCAGAGCACCACAATGCCCATGAGATGCTGTGGGCTTTCAGCAGGCTGATTTCTGCCCTGACATTGTGTAGGACCCACTTTTTGCCCTGCTGCCCAAGTGAAACAGGATGGAGTTTAAGGGGACTTGAGGATAACCAACCTTTCTGTGCTGGTTGTGACTTACTGCTCTGCCTGGCACAAAGGTGATGATGGTTCACCCCCTTTTACAACCCAGTGGCATTGAACTGGGAGCAGAGGACCCACATTTGCTTCCTTCTCAGCTGGGAAGGATTCAAACCTTATCCTCCCATCTCCCCAAACTCAAGCTGTTCCTCCCTTCCTAAATGAACGTGGGTTATTCTGAAGCAGGACTCTGACTCTTCACTCAAAGAAACCACCTTAAGCAAGTCACAAAGCTGGGGATGACcagcagagagattctgtgctgctgctgccccaagGAGGTGACCTGTGGAGATGCAGATTCCACCTTGGTCTCATTGCACAGTCACACATTGCCCCAGGAGCAGCATTGCAGCACCT
The window above is part of the Strigops habroptila isolate Jane chromosome 3, bStrHab1.2.pri, whole genome shotgun sequence genome. Proteins encoded here:
- the MEST gene encoding mesoderm-specific transcript homolog protein, whose product is MKEWWVQVGLVTVPLLAVYLHIPPPKLSPALLSWRSSGGFFTYKDQNIFYRDSSGAVGSSDVVVLLHGFPTSSYDWYKIWEGLTQRFHRVIALDFVGFGFSDKPRPHHYSIFEQASIVEGLVRHLGLHHHRINLLSHDYGDTVAQELLHRYEHNKTGSILINSLCLSNGGIFPETHYPRFIQKILKDGGLLSPIIMRLMNFFVFSRGLGAVFGPYTQPSQAEYWDMWTAVRTNDGNLVVDSILQYINQRKKHRERWVGALMSTSVPLHLIYGPLDPVNPHPEFLQLYKKVLPMSTVSVLDDHISHYPQLEDPTGFLNAYLNFINSF